In Roseovarius indicus, one genomic interval encodes:
- a CDS encoding DUF6915 family protein: MAHPYHHALSSVKKWGGTVDDFMAVHSWFDQSKEITADFRHRALRHHAEGIFMAETIFGQTLSLSTGRIIPTRWVGEQHVKEDLGFIPSFADWVKAIRPEPWMGRTERIEAQVDPHLVSPVVEVT; the protein is encoded by the coding sequence ATGGCACATCCCTACCACCACGCCCTGTCCTCGGTGAAGAAATGGGGCGGCACGGTCGACGACTTCATGGCAGTGCATTCCTGGTTTGACCAGAGCAAGGAGATCACGGCCGATTTTCGGCACCGGGCGCTGCGCCACCATGCGGAGGGCATCTTCATGGCCGAGACGATTTTCGGCCAGACCCTCTCGCTCTCGACCGGGCGCATCATCCCGACCCGCTGGGTGGGAGAGCAACATGTGAAGGAAGACCTCGGCTTCATTCCGAGCTTCGCCGATTGGGTGAAGGCCATTCGGCCCGAGCCTTGGATGGGTCGGACCGAACGGATCGAGGCACAGGTCGATCCGCATCTCGTCTCGCCCGTGGTCGAGGTAACGTGA
- a CDS encoding DUF6878 family protein, translating into MSKIEPTLAAPMAPSRIDFAAVLARQSERDARIAALRPANKERLFDGLTAAGITHVTVCFDGYGDSGQVESIAAYAGETEVVFPKTEIAYAALTWDDPEVETRALSLEDVVEQLAYDLLSDTHGGWENNDGAYGEFCFDARARSIHLEFNERFTSSELTTHDF; encoded by the coding sequence ATGTCCAAGATCGAACCCACCCTGGCCGCGCCGATGGCGCCGTCCAGGATTGATTTCGCCGCCGTGCTGGCTCGGCAGTCCGAGCGTGACGCGCGGATCGCAGCTTTGCGACCGGCCAACAAGGAGCGCCTCTTCGATGGCCTGACTGCCGCGGGCATCACACATGTGACTGTGTGTTTCGACGGCTATGGCGACAGCGGTCAGGTTGAGAGTATCGCTGCCTACGCTGGCGAGACCGAGGTTGTTTTCCCCAAGACCGAGATCGCCTATGCCGCATTGACCTGGGACGACCCGGAGGTCGAGACGCGGGCGCTTTCGCTGGAAGATGTCGTCGAGCAACTGGCCTACGACTTGCTGTCTGACACCCATGGAGGTTGGGAAAACAACGACGGGGCTTACGGCGAATTCTGCTTCGACGCGCGCGCGCGCTCCATCCACCTCGAGTTCAACGAGCGCTTCACCTCGTCCGAACTCACCACCCACGATTTCTGA